One stretch of Erpetoichthys calabaricus chromosome 14, fErpCal1.3, whole genome shotgun sequence DNA includes these proteins:
- the LOC114664674 gene encoding sterile alpha motif domain-containing protein 9-like has product MDEYKNLPVNHWTEDHVRAWLVSLGLKEQYIKKLHEEEVTGPVLKQLPDTYFRDTIGMKGGQLVLLLRARMRLPGADLKNETAGHSENQLTEPTVGSQVLTEQIKPRPFGKEPGTLTYRKHGCLPPETGIIDLISPCREFKSLADAVKLDEVRLQSKFAKEVIRFACGCMNMRTNGTIHFGVMDNVNNSTFKHGEVIGIPVEDQSIYIEALKYIKNCFEEKSHEAAHACVQSPHFIKVFDQQGTLSGYVVEVDIVSSLCFLKGNYYGVRLPNFKEESNKVIYDKVTIYQRVGASTESIDGQKLIEFGKHIPKRDLMREEAETPPPSSPAEIRENLARKLSMLLTCGRNYMDDNLQYILVTSKWKPEELQHSTFLFNMNLLCVFDFDADSESSGLCHKYLSSHEANLYSLQKYMDDTKNCPDEFMKSRQLFEKTNWIFCNGRRGYLGGEEACDEKMWIRTQTKYLRKAVSMLCNETVLPKGSCLVLFLLMSPIEQALCETFHDFYIEMNDHEDIVCISESEEQYNKLFSFMPASYDASELKNNSIVGMKISHVDTTIQSLQLSSIKLERHLLLYSGGHCTLKTTDEDKLLSLEVLSENQCENTNLVSLNQEQISETERNFYHGSKVAWINFWLAETKQCGDIPERDSLEEVQTMVLECLQQSARWDSVAIINICHHPGSGGSTVARQVLWSFRKRLRCAVVKTSCPAVNVCEHAISLREYEEKDRNCCLPVLLLVEDTEEEYLDDLKQELEKAIDAIKVSPPALCFILLSCNRSYEPEKMCRALPLQTVAITHRLTEKEKLLFAKKLENLRKKYNPDLMLTFVLMANEFDPEYQREFVSKILQDLDRNSRATLLLKYIALLSGYVQNSYVSLSRCLAFLAPQATTGRFIHLFFQRLLSEQAKFLLIHLKDSRTGSLAVRIIHPLVAKEILSQLLIDEKQSDIAIGLLQDEQLLKDIEVPRTFFRFLRDLLMKRCKKVWGDELDTLFSPFIEHVLKIEENYEQATRLLELGYELVAPDGYFAQQVARVHYTYKNFKEAREWTTKAKFQLPHNSYILDTEGQVFRRWFSEQRAKVQKNPTAEEVCELIDIALKAMSCFRESQEVAGRQTEWCMNSAGYFSEVNIGMELLELLSTVDTFAYDSGHSELLKYLCTDYIPEEIKYPWTSFHSNLKNVRNWIYRDLEWISEDLSYYRGTKAHEGEESTRSSYHGCDWLATKTTKCIKFFQEVWDTSLNKGTTLRDADSGGLLSKWTKIYKLRGGNVNTILHLLSKKDSGSKLERIIDLYPPISCLTTYQLVSYILCQVALACSLPSSPKQKTLLELSHMIFKVPKEQFSPGTCFVSLFLFWPGQQCDKEWADKADKLLTLASETLKERYDSRKKNIPQRQKRIQSYFFLGNGDGLNRFVNSSKLNKETGGALTEQSLRWSGYQVWANPQVQKLLRPVQGWTERGKLYIQGNSAGRKIRVPVVHRSSAATDDKNVTFYIGFSFSGPVAYNIRTTPS; this is encoded by the exons ATGG ATGAATACAAGAACCTGCCTGTGAATCACTGGACAGAGGACCATGTCAGAGCCTGGCTTGTATCACTAGGACTCAAGGAGCAGTACATCAAAAAACTCCATGAAGAGGAGGTCACAGGGCCTGTACTCAAACAGCTACCCGACACTTACTTCAGGGACACCATTGGCATGAAGGGTGGACAACTAGTGCTGCTGCTGAGGGCAAGAATGAGACTGCCGGGTGCAGACTTGAAAAATGAAACAGCTGGTCACAGTGAGAATCAGCTGACTGAACCAACAGTTGGCAGCCAGGTACTGACAGAACAGATTAAGCCACGGCCGTTTGGTAAGGAGCCTGGTACCTTGACTTACAGAAAACATGGGTGTCTGCCCCCAGAGACGGGCATCATTGACCTGATATCACCATGCCGTGAGTTCAAATCACTTGCAGATGCTGTCAAGCTGGATGAAGTTCGTCTACAGAGCAAATTTGCCAAGGAGGTCATCAGGTTTGCATGTGGATGCATGAATATGCGCACCAATGGCACGATTCACTTTGGTGTCATGGATAACGTGAACAATTCCACTTTTAAACACGGGGAAGTCATTGGAATTCCTGTAGAAGATCAAAGTATTTATATTGAAGCACTTAAATATATTAAGAATTGCTTTGAGGAAAAAAGTCATGAGGCGGCACATGCCTGTGTTCAGTCACCCCACTTTATTAAGGTCTTTGACCAACAGGGTACTCTCAGCGGTTATGTGGTTGAGGTAGACATTGTTTCATCCTTATGCTTCCTGAAGGGAAACTACTATGGGGTTCGTCTCCCAAATTTTAAAGAAGAATCAAACAAAGTGATCTATGACAAAGTCACGATATATCAGCGGGTAGGTGCCAGTACTGAATCAATAGATGGTCAAAAACTAATTGAATTTGGTAAACACATACCGAAAAGAGATCTGATGAGGGAGGAAGCAGAAACACCTCCCCCTAGTAGCCCAGCAGAAATCAGAGAAAATTTAGCCAGGAAGCTCTCTATGCTTTTAACTTGTGGAAGAAATTACATGGATGACAACCTGCAGTACATCCTGGTGACAAGCAAGTGGAAACCAGAGGAACTACAGCACTCCACCTTTCTGTTCAACATGAACCTTCTGTGTGTCTTTGATTTTGACGCAGACTCTGAATCATCAGGTCTGTGCCATAAGTACCTCAGTTCCCATGAAGCCAATCTCTACTCCCTTCAAAAGTACATGGATGACACAAAGAACTGTCCAGACGAATTCATGAAAAGCAGGCAGCTTTTTGAAAAGACCAATTGGATCTTCTGCAATGGGCGCAGAGGTTATCTGGGTGGTGAAGAAGCCTGTGATGAGAAGATGTGGATCAGAACCCAGACAAAGTACCTGAGGAAGGCCGTCTCCATGCTCTGCAATGAAACAGTCCTACCTAAGGGCTCATGCTTGGTGCTTTTCCTTTTAATGTCCCCCATTGAGCAGGCATTGTGCGAGACTTTTCACGACTTTTATATTGAAATGAATGACCATGAGGATATCGTTTGCATTTCAGAATCAGAGGAGCAGTACAACAAGTTGTTCAGCTTTATGCCAGCTTCCTACGATGCCTCAGAATTAAAGAACAACAGCATTGTCGGGATGAAGATAAGTCATGTTGACACCACCATCCAGAGTTTGCAGCTTTCTTCAATCAAACTGGAGAGGCATCTACTGCTCTATAGCGGTGGACATTGTACTCTCAAAACTACAGATGAAGACAAGCTACTCTCTTTGGAGGTGCTAAGTGAAAACCAATGTGAGAACACCAATTTAGTGTCGCTCAATCAAGAGCAAATCAGTGAAACTGAGAGAAATTTTTATCATGGGAGCAAAGTGGCCTGGATCAACTTTTGGTTGGCTGAGACAAAGCAATGTGGAGATATTCCTGAGCGGGACTCACTCGAAGAGGTTCAAACAATGGTGCTGGAATGTTTGCAACAAAGTGCAAGGTGGGACTCTGTTGCCATCATAAATATCTGTCACCATCCTGGCAGTGGAGGCAGTACAGTGGCTCGGCAGGTCCTGTGGAGCTTCAGGAAGAGGCTAAGGTGTGCAGTAGTCAAAACGTCCTGCCCTGCCGTGAACGTGTGTGAACATGCAATAAGCCTCCGTGAATATGAAGAGAAAGATCGAAACTGCTGCCTGCCAGTGCTGCTACTTGTCGAGGACACTGAAGAAGAGTACCTGGATGATCTAAAGCAAGAATTGGAGAAAGCTATTGATGCCATTAAAGTCAGCCCACCAGCACTGTGTTTCATCCTGTTAAGCTGCAACCGTTCTTATGAACCAGAGAAGATGTGTCGAGCCCTACCACTGCAGACAGTAGCCATCACACACAGACTGACGGAGAAGGAGAAGTTACTGTTTGCCAAAAAACTTGAGAACCTTAGGAAGAAATATAATCCTGATCTGATGCTGACCTTTGTGTTGATGGCAAATGAATTTGATCCAGAGTACCAGAGGGAGTTTGTGTCCAAAATCCTGCAAGACTTGGATCGTAACAGCCGTGCTACCCTGCTGTTAAAGTACATTGCTCTGCTGAGTGGCTATGTCCAAAATTCCTATGTCTCACTCTCTCGGTGTCTGGCTTTCCTTGCACCACAAGCCACCACTGGTCGCTTCATTCATTTGTTCTTCCAGAGGCTGCTAAGTGAACAGGCCAAGTTTCTACTCATTCATCTGAAAGACAGTAGGACAGGTAGCCTTGCTGTACGCATAATTCACCCATTGGTTGCAAAGGAGATTCTCTCTCAGCTATTGATTGATGAGAAACAGAGCGATATTGCTATAGGGCTTCTACAGGATGAACAGCTGCTAAAAGACATAGAAGTACCAAGAACATTTTTTCGGTTTCTTAGAGACTTGCTGATGAAACGCTGTAAAAAAGTGTGGGGTGATGAATTGGATACATTGTTCTCCCCCTTTATTGAACATGTGCTCAAAATTGAGGAGAATTATGAACAGGCCACACGTCTACTTGAACTTGGCTATGAGTTGGTTGCCCCAGATGGCTACTTTGCCCAGCAGGTTGCCAGGGTTCACTACACCTATAAGAACTTTAAGGAGGCAAGAGAGTGGACCACAAAAGCAAAGTTCCAGTTACCCCACAACTCCTACATCCTGGACACAGAGGGTCAAGTGTTCCGCAGATGGTTCAGTGAGCAGCGTGCCAAAGTGCAGAAGAATCCTACAGCAGAAGAGGTTTGTGAACTCATTGACATTGCACTGAAAGCCATGAGCTGTTTCCGGGAGTCTCAGGAAGTGGCCGGTCGCCAGACAGAGTGGTGCATGAACAGTGCAGGCTACTTCAGTGAGGTGAACATCGGGATGGAACTTCTGGAACTCCTTTCCACTGTTGACACCTTTGCATATGACAGTGGCCATTCAGAACTACTAAAATACCTGTGCACAGACTACATCCCTGAAGAAATAAAGTACCCCTGGACCAGCTTCCATAGTAACTTAAAAAATGTGCGGAATTGGATTTACAGAGACCTGGAGTGGATTTCAGAAGACTTGAGTTACTATCGGGGCACCAAAGCACACGAAGGTGAGGAGTCAACTAGGAGCAGTTACCATGGCTGTGACTGGCTGGCCACCAAAACCACCAAATGCATAAAGTTCTTCCAGGAAGTATGGGACACCTCATTAAATAAGGGGACAACTCTGAGAGATGCTGACAGTGGTGGTCTTCTCAGTAAGTGGACAAAAATCTATAAACTCCGTGGTGGAAATGTAAACACAATTCTTCATCTTCTGAGCAAGAAAGACTCAGGGAGCAAACTTGAAAGAATAATTGATTTGTATCCTCCAATATCCTGCCTGACCACCTATCAGCTGGTCAGTTACATCCTGTGCCAGGTGGCCCTGGCCTGCTCTCTTCCCAGTTCTCCGAAACAGAAAACACTGCTGGAGCTGAGCCACATGATCTTCAAAGTTCCCAAAGAGCAATTTTCACCTGGTACCTGTTTTGTCTCATTGTTCCTCTTTTGGCCAGGACAGCAATGTGATAAAGAGTGGGCTGACAAAGCGGACAAGCTGCTGACGTTGGCCAGTGAGACCCTCAAGGAACGCTATGACTcgagaaagaaaaacattcctcAGAGACAGAAGCGAATACAGAGCTATTTCTTCTTGGGGAATGGGGACGGTCTCAACAGATTCGTTAACAGCAGCAAACTGAACAAAGAGACAGGTGGTGCACTGACAGAACAGAGTCTACGCTGGTCAGGCTACCAGGTCTGGGCCAATCCACAAGTCCAGAAGCTACTCAGACCTGTGCAAGGCTGGACAGAAAGAGGCAAGCTATACATACAGGGCAACTCGGCTGGAAGAAAAATCCGAGTGCCGGTGGTGCACCGTTCTTCTGCTGCAACTGATGacaaaaatgtcaccttttatatAGGATTCTCTTTCTCTGGACCTGTGGCATATAATATTAGAACAACACCCAGTTGA